A genomic region of Rhizobium sp. NXC24 contains the following coding sequences:
- the accD gene encoding acetyl-CoA carboxylase, carboxyltransferase subunit beta, whose protein sequence is MNWITNYVRPRINSMLGRREVPENLWIKCPETGEMVFHKDLEDNKWVIPASGFHMKMPAKARLADLFDNGEYEALPQPKVAQDPLKFRDSKKYTDRLKDSRVKTEQEDTILVGVGKVRGLKLVAVVHEFNFMGGSLGIAAGEAIVKAFERAIAEKCPLVMFPASGGARMQEGILSLMQLPRTTVAVDMLKEAGQPYIVVLTNPTTGGVTASYAMLGDVHLAEPGAEICFAGKRVIEQTIREKLPEGFQTSEYLLEHGMVDMVVKRHDIPDTLATLLKILTKKPANDVSAKDLNGAALPMVARA, encoded by the coding sequence TTGAACTGGATCACGAATTACGTCCGCCCGCGGATCAATTCCATGCTGGGCCGCCGCGAAGTGCCGGAAAATCTCTGGATCAAGTGCCCGGAGACCGGCGAAATGGTCTTCCACAAGGATCTGGAAGACAACAAGTGGGTCATTCCCGCTTCCGGTTTCCATATGAAGATGCCGGCCAAGGCCCGCCTTGCCGATCTCTTCGACAATGGTGAGTACGAAGCTCTGCCGCAGCCGAAGGTCGCGCAGGACCCGCTGAAGTTCCGCGATTCGAAGAAATATACCGACCGCCTGAAGGACAGCCGCGTCAAGACCGAGCAGGAAGACACGATTCTCGTCGGCGTCGGCAAGGTTCGTGGCCTGAAGCTCGTTGCCGTCGTGCATGAATTCAATTTCATGGGCGGTTCGCTCGGCATCGCCGCTGGCGAAGCGATCGTCAAGGCGTTCGAACGCGCCATCGCCGAAAAGTGCCCGCTGGTAATGTTCCCGGCATCGGGCGGTGCGCGCATGCAGGAGGGCATTCTATCCCTCATGCAATTGCCGCGCACGACGGTTGCCGTCGACATGCTGAAGGAAGCCGGCCAGCCCTATATCGTCGTGTTGACCAATCCGACGACCGGCGGCGTCACCGCCTCCTACGCCATGCTCGGCGATGTCCATCTTGCGGAGCCGGGTGCGGAAATCTGCTTTGCCGGCAAGCGCGTCATCGAACAGACGATCCGCGAAAAGCTGCCGGAAGGCTTCCAGACCTCGGAATATCTGCTCGAGCACGGCATGGTCGACATGGTTGTCAAGCGTCACGACATCCCCGACACACTGGCAACGCTTCTGAAGATACTGACCAAGAAGCCGGCGAATGATGTGTCTGCGAAGGACCTGAATGGCGCGGCGTTGCCGATGGTGGCGCGCGCCTGA
- a CDS encoding folylpolyglutamate synthase/dihydrofolate synthase family protein: MSEAAREIDKLMGLHPKGFDLSLDRITRLLDILGNPHKKLPPVIHVAGTNGKGSVTAFCRALLEAGGLSVHVHTSPHLVNWHERYRLGIKGGRGKLVDDAVFADVLRRIADANGGEKITVFEILTAATFMLFSEQPADVAIIEVGLGGRFDATNVISDPAASVIMPISLDHQPYLGDRVELIAAEKAGIMKPGRPVVIGHQEYDAALDVLISTAERLRCPTAVFGQDFSAHEEYGRLVYQDEFGLADLPLPRLPGRHQYANAAAAIRAVKAAGFVVTEAMMEKAMASVEWAGRLQRLTEGDLLVHAPEGAEIWVDGGHNPGAGEVIAEAMANFEERQPRPLFLITGMINTKDPVGYFKAFTGLAEKVYCVPIRGSDSMIDPVVLAGAAYDAGLVAEPMSSVGQALDAIKELAVPDLPAPRILIGGSLYLVGDVLADNGTPPK, encoded by the coding sequence ATGAGCGAGGCGGCACGGGAGATCGACAAGCTGATGGGGCTGCACCCCAAAGGCTTCGATCTATCGCTTGATAGAATCACCCGGCTGCTCGACATCCTCGGCAATCCGCATAAAAAGTTGCCGCCGGTGATCCATGTCGCCGGCACCAACGGCAAGGGCTCGGTGACGGCCTTCTGCCGAGCGCTTCTCGAGGCCGGCGGCCTGAGCGTGCATGTCCATACCTCGCCACATCTCGTCAATTGGCACGAGCGCTACCGCCTGGGCATCAAGGGCGGCCGCGGCAAGCTCGTCGACGATGCGGTTTTCGCCGATGTGCTCCGGCGGATTGCCGACGCCAATGGCGGCGAGAAGATCACGGTCTTCGAAATCCTGACCGCGGCGACTTTCATGCTGTTTTCCGAGCAGCCGGCCGATGTCGCGATCATCGAAGTCGGCCTCGGCGGCCGTTTCGACGCCACCAACGTCATTTCCGATCCGGCCGCCTCCGTGATCATGCCGATCTCGCTCGACCACCAGCCCTATCTCGGCGACCGCGTCGAGCTGATCGCGGCCGAAAAGGCGGGGATCATGAAACCCGGCCGTCCCGTGGTCATCGGTCATCAGGAATATGATGCCGCCTTGGACGTGCTGATATCGACTGCCGAGCGGCTGCGTTGCCCGACGGCGGTTTTCGGCCAGGATTTTTCCGCTCACGAGGAATATGGCCGGCTGGTTTATCAGGACGAGTTCGGTCTCGCCGACCTGCCGCTGCCCCGCCTGCCGGGCCGGCATCAATATGCCAACGCCGCCGCTGCCATCCGTGCCGTCAAGGCCGCGGGCTTTGTCGTCACCGAAGCGATGATGGAAAAGGCGATGGCCTCGGTCGAATGGGCGGGCCGCCTGCAGCGTCTGACGGAAGGCGATTTGTTGGTGCACGCACCCGAAGGCGCGGAAATCTGGGTCGACGGCGGCCACAATCCCGGCGCCGGCGAGGTCATTGCCGAAGCCATGGCCAATTTCGAGGAGCGCCAGCCGCGACCGTTGTTCCTGATTACCGGCATGATCAATACCAAGGATCCTGTCGGCTATTTCAAGGCATTCACCGGCCTGGCGGAAAAGGTCTATTGCGTGCCGATCCGCGGCAGCGATTCGATGATCGACCCCGTGGTTTTGGCCGGCGCGGCTTACGATGCTGGTCTGGTGGCCGAACCGATGTCGAGCGTCGGCCAAGCGCTGGATGCGATCAAGGAACTGGCCGTACCCGATTTGCCGGCGCCGCGCATTCTGATCGGCGGCTCGCTATATCTCGTCGGTGATGTCCTTGCCGATAACGGCACGCCGCCGAAGTGA